In Sander vitreus isolate 19-12246 chromosome 8, sanVit1, whole genome shotgun sequence, the genomic window TCGGCtcaagcgtaaatacctccaaaaaaggtaatgttatctttgtaaaacttaaaacggggacactgccccaggggtcatcacaagacctagagctgcactggggcacaagcccccctagggggggtccatgggcatgctcccctgtaagaacattgtctattttaaagtttaaatgcatcaatctggtgcactttgaaaagaaattcagaggtaagacttgattattcttatctatggatgtaaatactgtatttgtgctgtagcctgaactattttgcacttcagaattttaaccatgcacacacaggttgaatagtttttttcttcatatttttgcattaatgtcactaggaagtataccagtataaatatatattcatatttgtaagtgggatatgtacaagtaagtgggattgtctggaatctggcaatataataaccattatggtgtgatacactggctaagcaatttacaaaaatgtctgtgctgacagactcagcacagtttacatgagaatacattataattttggcccaaagctggagaccatgtagaaattttgttgcaatttcaaaaccggattacccGGGAACtgcttgttgtaccgatgcatgtgctgagtgaagagtttgtgaaatatttcacagagagtaatggtgtgcagagatttatgcagaatgcaaatatgataacattttatgtaagttcaatgttaattttctcgcaaacctggcactaatatcattggaaagcttagattctggttgaggtggttgtgccagactcacacctttggctgagtctctatctgtcagagggagagccggtgtgcggttgtgaagaagttggtaatttcacggcgcagattaacacttttgcatgcactatatccgtgtcacattctcattaggggctgagcccccctaaaggtctgatcctagaatcacccctgctgctacttcatacttgtactccactacacctcaggaggaaaatgttgtaatgtttactgcactacatttatctgatagcttttgctttattgcttcacgctgggcttgtttctgcaacaactcattgagtatcggctacagttaaaactattgaggaaatattttccttttacattggtgcagtattaaacgagattgctgcagtcggcaaaggcgaaacaagctacagtgTAAATTAatggacgtcaattgtccagcttgtatttacgttcataaaagtgctcgttttgccgctgacaggctcagattaatattctaagtgtctgacaacattatggaaaggaggtcgatctttctgttagaaatcctttttttaaagataaaaagtccgcaaaattgcgttcgctaaacccaccagactccatgtaaataaacaaattttagcatcgtaaaatattgACATTCTAGAACatatctgagctctgagcagcgcttgctctggcttgAGTTTGCGCGTGTAGGGTGCGCGAGTCAGCGCGACTAGCCTatatgtttggtcaatgttttctttcttttattccaatttcgggtctgtcagtcacagtgaaaaccggggacaggtcaccgaaaccggggacgtctggtcaccctaaatGTAACGCTACATTTTAACGTTAAGGGTACCTGGTACTAAAGttgctgctagctaacgttagcctactttCCTAAGGCAATTTAAAATTGTGAATTAACAATAACGTTAGCAAATTACAAACCATTGCATATACGTAAACACTATTACTCTTAACTTCACTAATTTAACTTAAATATAccttttggaaattcttcaAGTAGCTAGTTAGTGGTTAACAGTTGTATTTCGGTGAGAACGGAAGTGAAGTTAAACTGCTACCCGGAAAGGCGGAAGTTAGATGACGTCATCGTGAAAAGGGTCTATTGTGGCTGTAAGCAGACCAAAATAATGTTGCCGCGAGGGGCTAAACACTGAGAGATACACATTGTGACGTGCTCAAGATTGTTTTGCAACggtttttattcttcttcttccacacgtaaaatacacttagcactgcagttaccaaatgtaattGTTACCTGGTGAGTAGAATAATTGCGTTAATGCAGCGTAATGCATGAtgcggtcaacagaaagtgttcgctcccaggctcaccccctctctgtcaatGCCCAAAAAACCCAGATGCACAAGTGAAGCAAACAAATAGATTATCACTTCCGCTCAAACCGCGATGAAAACGCCCACCACCTGCCATATCAGTGCACAACACAATAATCAACAAacataaatgagaccataaacaacatccAATATGTGGCTCCTACAGAGTCTATTGGGAGATCAACACatcaggggcctgttgcacaaaaccaggataagggattaagccgggatattcaagttatcctggatgaatttagcttttatttggttgcacaaaagcaggttgaattaaacccagccaagtaaccatggagatttattctttgcagctagcctgctccagagcaggctagattaatcctggagtctgatgtgttaaatcagctgctgctctgatccgaaataaacgtgtttaacagttattccgttgtcttctgaatgtgttctactttatttttattaacatgcattatttgTCACTATTGcggtcacaagtttgatttaaatcctactattgcagttgtttggatggtaagaaatggttgcactggcaccggagataaagtgggacaatgcgCTGCTcatggagaggcggggggaggcagggggatcctcctacaccgtgcagcggactctaaaggagacttttagcgtcaataacgacgacaatggcacctgaccaaacgtccgtattttacgagatgggagtgagaatctgttggaatgccacaaagcttcttaatctttttattttggtgccgtcacgcatcttggagcttgggagtgagaaaaaaaaacatgaataataggctatattgttttacagatatgcttacagtgtgtattgaagtcacttacttctttttctagtttttgtccagtcatgtttgttctgtatgaacattaattgtagaaagatatttagaattatagcttatagagatttgtggatatggttgtaaaacatattctctcattatgaataagggtttgaaattaagcctagttcttagggtaaattgcccgaggaacatgaattccctctgctcacttttaaggcaaagtaggctaaataataaaacattttatttatatagtactttacaggctactcaaagacactttacagtaaaaccagcacatttagcacataaaaacagatacagcaataaaaccaacacaaaacaagcatattaaaagcagttaaaactttgtaaaaatgtggagtgaatagtaggccctaagtagatctttttaaatccttacgcattgttttgtctgttggactttttctctttgtctgataacaacagccgtatttccctttttgcatattatatgtttcaccttctcgtaattttccattaacagctgctgctcagcgggttaaacatatgccgcacgcgtcttctccatttctgcatcagtaaatctgtgaccgataccgtggtctatttaagaaagctgtgaacgtgcacttatcccagctatctacacctggcttgacatagcttcaccttctcatcctggctcggcaaacgtgcaaccgattaagccgcgatgagcggatcacactaagtcaagttgcgctttttcagttatcctggatttcttcattctacttttgtgcaacaggcccctggacGACATGCAAATTAAAACAGTCAAGTGACAGGAAGTACAACAAGATGACAGAAGTACAGTTTAAAGTTGAAATGACAATCAACTTTAAACTGGTGAGCAATCCACCTAGACAATCAGATTGTCAAAATCGTTTTGTCACAACTGAAGTACAGTTCAAAATTGAATAGACACAGACAAACGTTTTGTCACATGTTCAGTTGAAAATAGACGGTGCACATGTGACATAATTTTTTGGCACAAATTGTAAGTAGCCTAACTATAAACTAAAGCAATtgaataagaaaaataagagtgaaaaaatagaatatttccctctaaaatgtagtgaagtggaagtataaagtagcataaaatggaattaATAAACTTAAAGTACAAGTCCCACAATTCtacttaaaaatacattacttGACTAAATGAACTTAGTTTTATATACCACCATGGAGTCAAGGGCTCGCAAAGCATTTTACATGAAATAAGTTAGTGatttaacaacaaaaataaaattgttaCCTCCAGAATATGTCTACAGAGTTTATTGGGGTTTATTGAAAGTCTGTCATGGAAGTAAATTTGAATGAACTTTAAGAAGTTCAAACATTCTTTATATCTAAGAAGGTCTTAGGGACTATATATCAGAACAGGACATAAAGCTGTGGCAGTTTATTTTTGCCATCGTTGCCAAAAATGTCCTAaaaatctttcagcatattgtaattaaaGTGGTTTTAGAGAAgactagacttctgcacctcaTCTTGGCTCTGcattcaggctttagaaaatctagcccGTGATGGGATACTTTggtcaatcacaggtcatttaaaaGATAGAGAGCATTCCTGTAGCTGCTCTGTGCATGTCTTGTCCCGTGCAACAGAGAGGGGAGATGAATAGCTGCAAGAAGAGGTCTtactctacttcaaattctgcGGTGTGTTTTTGCTTTCCACTCACTGCAACTTAGACAGCTCATATAAAGCCACATATAAACCCAATTGATCAACCTTTGGAATACTGAACTCAAACGCTGGGCTATTATAATTTCCATCAGATATATACTGTAACTCATATCGCTTGGTCAAAGTTGAAAGTGTAGTATTGTTATGTGTGCAATTTAAAATGATAATCACACTGTTTTACATATGAAAAGACTACGCTAATTTAAATTCTGGACATGTTCTTGAGCGAGCGGACCAATGGAGTGCACACATGAACTTTCTGATTTGTTTCGCAACCATTACCGACTTTATGAGGCTTGTTGAACCGCatgtctttttactttaccagttCCTGAATACACGTGGTACTATTTAAGGGTGCGCTTGTTCAACAAGAAAAGATTTTCTGTTTCACACCAGTCTGATTTTGAAAAGTTTCTCTTTTGAGCAAATCAAGAGGCTTGATCTGACATAGCCTGAGTCACACTACCAGGAGATCTACAACAGTATGGAATTTCCTGATGAGAAGAAGGGAGATGATCAACTTGAGAACAGGTAAGCAACCTAAAATGaactgttttgtttattttaaagagGACAAGGAGATGTTTAACTTTTCAGTTAAGGCTCAATGAACCAGATTTACCAGTTAGAATGCAAATTCACTACAGTACAATGCAAAATTAGAAGTGTGATGACAGTTGCACCAGATTTTGTCACTATACTAGCATACTTTGTATTCTTTAGAATCCAAATCCAATCTTTGGTTaaaatttaacaaaatgtaTAGTTTTAATGAGTAAGAGTGAACTGTCTTTCAGGTTTCATTGAACATATTCTGTCAAACAAAGCAAGAGGGCTTTAGCTCTGTCAAAAGCCTGACATTGTGTTGGTTAAACAGCACAGCTGAAAGTGAGACCCATGTGATGAAATAAAGCCAGCAGCACAATTGTGACAATGTGATGTGGAGTGTATGAGCTCTTTGGAGCCCATGTTTCCTCATGCCCATGTTTTTCAGTGTTCAGGAGTTGATGGCAAACGTGCAGACAGATACCAAAGGACTTGCCTTTCTAGGTGAGTTATGAGCACATGGGTCTACTGAATGAGAAGACTGGTCAGACAACAGACGTGGCTTTTATTCATCTGTGGGAAGCACTAGATTTGTTTTTCAGATTTGCTTTCTTTTGCTTCTCaggaaagcaaaacaaagaagagGAGTTAGCTGGCACACCTCTTGCTCAAGCTCATTCTCTTTGGACCACAGATGCTAAGGGCTCAGTAATACTGAGAATAGAAGAAGAATGTCCAGAGGAACCTGTTACAGTTCACCAAATGTTCAAAGCCTCAGTTGAAAAATATGGAAACATGTACGCCCTCGCcagcaagaaaaacaacaaatgggAAAAGATCACTTTCTTAGAATATTATCAACTCTGCCGCAGAGCAGCCAGGAGCTTTATAAAGGTATGTTGTACAAAAAGAGAATGTATGGTCTGTAAAACATACTAAATTCCAACTATTGAGTACTATCAATGGGCagatttgtaaaaaagaaaagacaaaaagtttGTCAATGTGTGCAGCTTGGTTTAAATCGATTCCATGGAGTGGCAATACTAGGATTCAATTCAGCGGAATGGTTCTTCTCTGCAGTTGGAGCCATCATGGCAGGGTGAGAAAGATGCATCCTACAGCAACAAGAGCACAACTACACATTATATTAAGTTATTGTGcagttttcattatttcatctgCTCCTGTTGCAATAGCACTGACTATTGTGTCTGTATTCATCCTACAGGGGCACAATGACAGGAATTTATGCCACAAACTCACCTGAAGCTTGCCAGTATGTGGCTAGTGACTCCAAAGCCAACATTATTGTGGTGGAAAACCAAAAGCAATTGGATAAAATCCTGCAGGTACTGtcacttaaatatataatggtCTTTACGCATATGCAAAACATACTGTTGTAAATTTCTCTCTCTTGGTACCTTAGATACGTGATAGTCTGCCCCACTTGAAAGCCATAGTACAGTACAGTGCATACCCCATGGAGAAGATCTCCAATCTTTACTCTGTAAGTCCTCCTGACAGCACATGAAATGATCAAAGTGACCGTTGAGCTCAGGCTATGATGCTGTATGTTGCTGTTGTGGGGTAGTGGGAGGAGTTCATGGAGCTGGGTCTGGAGGTTTCTGAGAAAGAGCTGGATGACATCATTGCCAGCCAGAGGGCCAACCAATGCTGTGTCTTGATCTACACCTCTGGCACCACCGGCAAGCCGAAGGGAGTCATGCTCAGTCATGACAATGTAAGCTTTCCTCTGACTATTCTTAATCTGTACTTATTCAGAGTcagatgttattattattaatctatGATGAATATTCAGATCACATGGACCGCCAATCATGCCAGCAGGGCCGGAGACTTGCAGCCAGCCGACACTAAACAGGAGTCACTAGTGAGCTACCTGCCTCTCAGCCACATCGCTGCTCAGATCTATGATCTCTGGGCGGGAATCCAGTGGGGTGAGCTGGTATACTTTGCACAGCCAGATGCCTTAAAGGTAAATAAAAATGCCTAGATTACACACACgttggtttttaaaaaaatttcaGTTTAAAGGTCTGAAATTGGGCCTTCAAAGTGAATATCATTTGTTTAGGAATAAGCAGTCATCAATCAAACTTTTACTCTATAAGGTAAAAGCAATGAGGTCCAACTAGTTTTCCTCAGATCTCCCCGTGTTGTTCTCTTAAATAATACTAACATGCACAATTACACAATTTTAGCTGTGCAAGAGATGAGCGGTGATGTAGTCAATACAAAATGACAGTTGACTGATTGAGTATATGtgtttttaagctctttgtgtACTTATTTGTTGTAGGGAAGCCTGATAACAACTCTGCGAGAAGTTTGTCCTACATCCCACATGGGTGTCCCACGGGTATGGGAGAAAATgatggagaaaataaaacaggcaatTAGTGAGTGTGGATATGTGAAAAAGAAGCTGGTGACATGGgcaatgtcagtcagtctggAAGCCAATCAAACATGTACGCAAAAGTAAGTGGTGATGAAACTTAACTTTTGTTAATAATTCAGGGATTTAAATGACACACCAAACAGCATACATAAATGCATTTTCAGAAACAGATGGTTTAATTATATCCATTTTTCCCCCCGCAGGGATGATGAGAAAGCATTCCTCTTTACCATGGCTGACAGCCTTGTGCTGCAGAGGCTTCGGGCTGAGCTGGGCCTGTCTTGCTGTCAGAAGTTTTTCTCTGGAGCAGCACCGATCGGTAGTGAAACAGTGCAGTTTTTCCTGGGCCTGAATATCTGGTTGTATGAGGCATATGGCATGAGTGAGAGCACAGGACCTCACTTTATGTCAGGTCCCAAAGCTTACAAACTaccaaggtaaaaaaaaaaaagatcagacATACAGTTTGTCATGCTGAagtgctttttaaatgttatgaatataaaataaagatttttcTTCTCTGACAAAGCTGTGGTAAAGTGGTGCCTGGCTGTCGATACAAAATGGCCAACATAGACTCTGAGAAAGGCGAAATTTGCTTTTGGGGACGTAACATATTCATGGGTTACCTCAACATGGAAGACAAAACAAGAGAAGCtttggatgaagatggatggctGCATTCTGGGGACCTAGGAAAGATAGACGAAGAGGGTTTCTTGTACATCACAGGGCGAATAAAAGGTACAACAATCTGAGCAACTAAGGCTATTGTTAGAAAATTGCTTGCTCACCTTCTGTACATTACCCACACCTAAGTGCATGTTGTTCTCGACAGAACATACGGCTCCATTATCCTTGTTACAAGTCATGTAATGTCAGGgtgccctctctccctctctccattcaGAGCTGATCATCACAGCTGGAGGGGAGAATGTTCCCCCTCTTCCCATTGAGGAAGCAGTGAAGAAGGAGCTACCTATCATCAGTAATGCCATGCTCATTGGGGACAAGAGGAAGTTCTTGtcaatgtttttaacattgaagGTAATCTGCCATTAGTTATTTTCTGGATAATGGAAAATGGTATGCTGTACTGTATTCTTGACATTAACCGTATCTCATGTAAAATCACGTTATGTAACTGTAGCCTATCTTTGCAAATAAACCATGTATGGACATACATTAACAGTTTAGcagttttaatttaatgttcTTCTTGTCAAGCTCCCTAAGAGAGATGTGTAACAAACCAGGGAATGTTAATGAGGTGAAGCAAAATAACTGGTTTCACAAATTACTGCAATTAGTCATGATtttatgtgtaaatatatatgatTCCAGCAGTTTAATTCTGTGTCCAAGTGTTGTAGCAATACAGAAACCATGGAGCCAACAGAGGAGCTGAGTATGGAGGCTGTGGAGCTTTGCCAACAGCTAGGAAGCCGAGCAACCAAGGTGTCTGACATCATTGGGGGAAAAGACAAAGACGTGTACCGGACCATTCAAGAAGGAATCAACAGGGTCAACGCTGCCGCCACCTCTAATGCCCAGCGCATACAAAAGTGGACTATTCTAAGAAAGGACTTCTCTGTTTCTGGAGGAGAGCTGGGTAAATCAGTAGACAATGTTAAATACAAAATAGATTGTGCTTTATGTATttaaagcagagatcttcaacagggggtcctcagaatTAGTGCGGGAGGGCTGgcaaattatatataaaaaaagaaattgttttcaaaaattaaaataatacataatatatatatacacattatcattatatacattaatatgaatccaacatattaatagcaaagataaattggcctatttgtgtaaaaatatatatatatacatgtatttacatattgaagataagcttactatagatatatatagatatggtAGCCGCACAGTTAAGcctaaagattcactgtgcctttcacatgtatgtttaacgttaaaacatgatgtataaataattaataataataataatttatcttCATCCATTCGTCCCAGTTTAATATTCACCTCCGTTGTATACAACATACTGAGTAGGGAGACCCTCTTTCAGCTGAGGGATCCCTGGcctaaaaaaatgttgaagacccccgATTTAAAGCCATGCAAGTTTGAGACTGCAGCAaactattatattatattgttgtCTCGTTCCAGGTCCCACAATGAAGCTCCGTCGCCCTGTTGTGTTGGAGATGTACCACGAGGTCATTGAGAGCCTCTATCAGGAGTAGTGTCATGTTCCTAGATAGATGACTGTGTAACTGTTAGTATGAAAATCACTTGTCACTTGAGACAGGCATGAAATTTAATTATATGTGTCTTGTGTTCAGAATGCATACAGTAAATAGTAAAGGAaccatatttttaattttttataatatttaagTTTTAAGTAGTGAATAATACTGACCATTTTACAAAGTCACACCATTTTGTTGCATCTTCTCATAGGctgaaatatttgtttttaattcatatTTGTCTCTGGTCAACAATTTATTTGTACTACTTTAAAATCATACTCATATAAACATGGACATAACTTTCACCAGGTATTTAATTATATGGGTCATTATCATAGCAGCTGACAAGGGCTTCTGACACCCACAAGTAATTTGCATAACATTGAATGATAATATTTGTATTGCACGTTTTAAGAGCAGacgtcacaaagtgctttacaacagAAAACAATAGCAAGTAGAAAAAAGTCTGACATTTCTGATATTCTTATATTCGTTTTTCTTTATACATTCCTAtttgcagaaagaaaaacagtatgACACGAAAGACTTAGTGCAAAACATCTGCCACTTTCATATTACAGAAGCCTGATTATGTTTAAATCATTAATCTTTTTTTCACGATATGAATGTGAAATATATCTATGAACATAATGGAAGAGTTTGACTTGATGACAAATGTTTTGAGTGTTTCTCAAGTGATCATGGAGGTTACAGATTGCATCGTTTGTCAAAAATACTGTAACAGTGTCAATTACATTAGACAGGAGGCCAATTTCAGCCAATAAATAGACAATATCCACCACAGATTAAACA contains:
- the acsbg1 gene encoding long-chain-fatty-acid--CoA ligase ACSBG1 → MEFPDEKKGDDQLENSVQELMANVQTDTKGLAFLGKQNKEEELAGTPLAQAHSLWTTDAKGSVILRIEEECPEEPVTVHQMFKASVEKYGNMYALASKKNNKWEKITFLEYYQLCRRAARSFIKLGLNRFHGVAILGFNSAEWFFSAVGAIMAGGTMTGIYATNSPEACQYVASDSKANIIVVENQKQLDKILQIRDSLPHLKAIVQYSAYPMEKISNLYSWEEFMELGLEVSEKELDDIIASQRANQCCVLIYTSGTTGKPKGVMLSHDNITWTANHASRAGDLQPADTKQESLVSYLPLSHIAAQIYDLWAGIQWGELVYFAQPDALKGSLITTLREVCPTSHMGVPRVWEKMMEKIKQAISECGYVKKKLVTWAMSVSLEANQTCTQKDDEKAFLFTMADSLVLQRLRAELGLSCCQKFFSGAAPIGSETVQFFLGLNIWLYEAYGMSESTGPHFMSGPKAYKLPSCGKVVPGCRYKMANIDSEKGEICFWGRNIFMGYLNMEDKTREALDEDGWLHSGDLGKIDEEGFLYITGRIKELIITAGGENVPPLPIEEAVKKELPIISNAMLIGDKRKFLSMFLTLKCCSNTETMEPTEELSMEAVELCQQLGSRATKVSDIIGGKDKDVYRTIQEGINRVNAAATSNAQRIQKWTILRKDFSVSGGELGPTMKLRRPVVLEMYHEVIESLYQE